Proteins encoded together in one Sander lucioperca isolate FBNREF2018 chromosome 17, SLUC_FBN_1.2, whole genome shotgun sequence window:
- the LOC118493561 gene encoding Fc receptor-like B: MEDTSLLQLLFLTSLLSSTTNQASLTVSPSRSQMFEDESVSLSCEEEDSSAGWTLRRNTTRETRTQCGDGWGRSAGSSCNISYMAPRDSGVYWCESREGATSNSITITVTGGPVILQSPVLPVTEGEDLTLHCKTKTSSNLPAGFYRDGSFIRPEVAGHMTIHHVSRSDEGLYKCLISSVGESPSSWVSITGEEVTFDFRSSFIQIFT, encoded by the exons ATGGAGGACACATCTCTACTGCAGCTACTCT TTCTGACCTCACTGCTGAGCAGCACAACAAACCAAG CCTCTCTGACTGTGAGTCCCAGCAGATCTCAGATGTTTGAAGATGAAtctgtctctctgagctgtgaggaggaggacagcTCTGCTGGATGGACTCTGAGGAGGAACACAACCAGAGAAACCAGGACTCAGtgtggagatggctggggaagATCTGCTGGTTCTTCCTGTAACATCAGCTACATGGCCCCACGGGACAGTGGAGTTTACTGGTGTGAGTCCAGAGAGGGAGCAACCAGTAACAGCATCACCATCACTGTCACTg gTGGACCAGTGATCCTGCAGAGTCCTGTCCTCCCTGTGACGGAGGGAGAAGACCTCACTCTGCACTGTAAAACAAAGACGTCCTCCAACCTCCCAGCTGGTTTCTATAGAGATGGCTCCTTCATCAGGCCTGAGGTTGCAGGTCACATGACCATCCACCATGTTTCCAGGTCTGATGAAGGCCTCTACAAGTGTCTCATCAGCAGTGTTGGAGAGTCTCCATCCAGCTGGGTCTCTATCACAGGTGAGGAGGTTACCTTTGATTTCAGGAGTTCATTCATCCAGATATTCACCTGA